A stretch of Coregonus clupeaformis isolate EN_2021a unplaced genomic scaffold, ASM2061545v1 scaf0341, whole genome shotgun sequence DNA encodes these proteins:
- the LOC123484509 gene encoding 28S ribosomal protein S29, mitochondrial-like has protein sequence MTIKHWKSSKSRLTSLSPLHFILCHFELSLSLSVSPPEELTLVHNLRKITNNDWCGGAVIATLSQTGSLYAPSSAYLPQELLGEEGFDSMDPFVPVPVSNYSEKEFESCYLYYLDSHWLQHPHSQTEEGKKELIFLSNRNPSVLERLCAFL, from the exons atgactatcaaACACTGGaagtcttccaagtcaag ActtacctctctgtctcccctccattTCATCCTCTGTcactttgagctctctctctctctctctgtctctcctccagagGAGTTGACATTGGTTCATAACCTGAGGAAGATTACCAACAATGACTGG tgtggAGGGGCGGTCATCGCCACTCTGTCTCAGACAGGGTCTCTCTACGCTCCAAGCTCTGCCTACCTGCCCCAGGAGCTgctgggagag GAGGGCTTTGACAGCATGGATCCGTTTGTCCCAGTGCCAGTCTCCAACTACAGTGAGAAGGAGTTTGAGAGCTGTTACCTCTACTACCTGGACAGCCACTGGCTACAACACCCACATA gtcAGACAGAAGAAGGGAAGAAAGAACTGATCTTCCTCAGCAACAGAAACCCTTCTGTATTGGAGAGACTGTGTGCCTTCCTGTAA